A region of Aphanothece sacrum FPU1 DNA encodes the following proteins:
- the rseP gene encoding RIP metalloprotease RseP — MSVLAAIAVLALLIVVHELGHFAAARLQGIHVNRFSIGFGPILLKYQGSQTEYALRAFPLGGYVGFPDDDPQSNIVPNDPNLLSNRPILDRAIVISAGVIANLIFAYFLLVGQAGTVGIQEIQPGLVIPKVDPASAAMVAGIEPGDIILGVNNQSLNKFPEATTSFIEIVQTSVNKPLTFEVKREESSLTLTVTPQANEQGQGKIGVALLPNIKLNQAHNFLEALTYGADTYQNLAILTVKGFWQLISNFQENVQQVAGPVKIVEYGANIASHDAGNLFQFGALISINLAIINILPLPALDGGQLAFLLVEALWGKPLPNKIQENIMQTGLVLLLSLGVFLIVRDTVNLAIFQQLIQQIGL, encoded by the coding sequence ATGTCAGTTTTGGCCGCGATCGCTGTTTTAGCCCTATTAATTGTTGTTCATGAATTAGGTCACTTTGCCGCAGCTAGACTGCAAGGTATCCATGTTAATCGATTTTCTATTGGTTTTGGCCCTATTTTACTGAAATATCAAGGGTCACAGACAGAATATGCCCTTCGTGCTTTTCCTTTAGGGGGATATGTGGGATTTCCTGACGATGATCCCCAAAGTAATATTGTCCCAAATGACCCCAATTTATTAAGTAACCGTCCGATTTTAGATCGGGCGATCGTTATTAGTGCGGGAGTCATTGCTAATTTAATTTTTGCTTATTTTCTGTTAGTAGGACAAGCAGGAACGGTTGGCATTCAAGAAATACAACCAGGATTAGTGATACCCAAAGTTGATCCGGCTTCGGCTGCTATGGTAGCAGGAATTGAACCAGGAGACATCATTTTAGGGGTCAATAACCAATCATTAAATAAGTTTCCTGAGGCTACGACTTCTTTTATTGAAATCGTCCAAACTTCTGTTAATAAACCTTTGACTTTTGAGGTGAAAAGAGAAGAAAGTTCTTTAACTTTGACAGTTACACCTCAAGCAAATGAACAAGGACAAGGAAAAATTGGGGTGGCACTTCTACCAAATATTAAGTTAAATCAGGCACATAATTTTCTAGAAGCTTTAACTTATGGTGCAGATACTTATCAGAACTTAGCTATTTTGACCGTTAAAGGTTTTTGGCAACTGATCAGTAATTTTCAAGAAAATGTTCAACAAGTAGCTGGCCCAGTCAAAATTGTAGAATATGGAGCCAATATTGCTAGTCATGATGCCGGTAATTTGTTTCAATTTGGGGCATTAATTAGTATTAACTTAGCCATTATTAATATTTTGCCTTTACCTGCTCTTGATGGCGGTCAATTGGCATTTTTACTCGTGGAAGCTTTGTGGGGAAAACCCTTGCCTAATAAAATCCAAGAGAATATTATGCAGACAGGATTAGTGCTTCTGTTGAGTTTAGGAGTGTTTTTAATTGTTCGTGACACGGTTAATTTAGCGATTTTTCAACAATTGATTCAACAAATCGGATTGTAA
- a CDS encoding serine/threonine-protein kinase: MTILLLNNRYKILETLGKGGFGETFLAIDTHLPSQRKCVIKKLKPALQSPEIPGWLKERFGREAAILEQLGANHPQIPGLYAYFEEKGDFFLVQEWIEGETLTQIHKRRGNLSEKDVKEILMGILPILDFIHHQRIIHRDIKPDNVIIRATDVKPVLIDFGIVKEAVATIVATDGHSAYSVALGTPGYMSSEQAAGRPVYSSDMYSLGLTAIFLLTGKTPQYLDTDLQTGEILWRKEVPSLNSNLGTVIDCAIRFHPRDRFPSAQKMLEALLASAPIATAATLVVAPHQLSLQTPELTETITSEEKDTPWPLLILASFLVASAIFGGLTLGVILANKNRSRPSPSPQEVIESPTPQTFPKVESPEPTVQPRQRRPVNQFPNSNITPTPEVETTPTPQPETTPTPEVETTPTPEVETTPTPEVETTPTPEVETTPTPEVETTPTPQPETTPTPVQPSSTSHPPSTPVQPPSPTIPNNNGT, translated from the coding sequence ATGACCATACTGCTCTTAAATAATCGCTATAAAATCCTAGAAACCCTTGGCAAAGGTGGCTTTGGTGAAACTTTTTTAGCCATTGACACCCATCTACCCTCTCAGCGAAAATGTGTCATCAAAAAGCTAAAACCGGCCTTACAATCTCCTGAAATTCCAGGATGGTTAAAAGAGCGATTTGGACGAGAAGCGGCTATCTTAGAGCAACTAGGGGCTAATCATCCGCAAATTCCGGGACTTTATGCCTACTTTGAAGAAAAAGGAGATTTTTTTCTCGTCCAAGAATGGATTGAAGGAGAAACCCTAACCCAAATTCATAAAAGACGGGGAAACTTATCAGAAAAGGATGTTAAAGAGATTCTGATGGGGATTTTGCCCATTCTTGATTTTATTCACCATCAGCGCATTATTCATCGAGATATTAAACCTGATAACGTTATTATACGGGCCACCGATGTTAAACCAGTGCTGATCGATTTTGGTATCGTTAAAGAAGCAGTGGCTACGATAGTGGCTACAGATGGACACAGTGCCTATTCAGTAGCGTTGGGAACCCCTGGTTATATGTCCTCAGAACAAGCGGCTGGCCGCCCTGTATATTCTAGTGATATGTATAGTTTAGGATTAACGGCCATTTTTTTACTGACGGGGAAAACCCCCCAATATTTAGATACAGATTTGCAGACAGGGGAAATTCTTTGGCGCAAAGAAGTACCATCACTAAATTCTAATCTAGGAACAGTTATTGATTGCGCTATTCGCTTTCATCCGCGCGATCGCTTTCCTTCGGCCCAGAAAATGTTAGAAGCATTGCTTGCATCTGCACCAATAGCGACCGCAGCAACCTTGGTGGTTGCCCCCCATCAACTATCATTACAAACACCTGAACTGACAGAAACGATCACCTCAGAAGAAAAAGACACTCCTTGGCCTCTTTTAATTCTGGCTTCTTTTTTAGTTGCTAGTGCTATTTTTGGCGGATTAACTCTAGGAGTAATTTTAGCAAATAAAAATCGTTCTCGTCCTAGTCCATCCCCGCAAGAAGTTATTGAATCTCCAACTCCTCAAACTTTTCCGAAGGTTGAATCCCCTGAACCGACGGTTCAACCTCGTCAGCGACGGCCAGTTAATCAATTTCCTAACTCAAATATAACTCCTACTCCTGAAGTAGAAACTACTCCTACCCCTCAACCGGAAACTACTCCTACTCCTGAAGTGGAAACTACTCCTACTCCTGAAGTGGAAACTACTCCTACTCCTGAAGTGGAAACTACCCCTACTCCTGAAGTGGAAACTACCCCTACTCCTGAAGTGGAAACTACCCCTACTCCTCAACCGGAAACTACTCCTACTCCGGTACAACCATCTTCAACATCTCATCCTCCATCAACTCCGGTACAACCTCCATCTCCTACTATCCCTAATAATAATGGGACTTAA
- a CDS encoding MFS transporter: MTVSQSESTPSVPDESAELSNKTPLSTPMDRQPPPPPIPTPRQGFAAVLENPRFLILWTGQVFSQLADKVYLVLMIALIAGHFQGENQPISGWVSAIMITFTIPAILFGTLAGVYVDRWPKKEVLVISNLVRAVLVFIIPPLLWLSQDKTIALSVNWLPIWLRRWHSHTQDIFFLPVGFLILLILSFIDSTITQFFAPAEQVTIPLVVKRRHLLSANSLFTTTMMAMTIVGFAIGEPLLEVSARLAEFWGFSWEEGKSFVVGAAYSISGLMLLLLRTGEKAKHYQKERPHVFDDIKDGIRYLGSNYRVRNALFQLVILFSIFAALSVLAVRMAETIPGMKAEQFGFLLAGGGLGMALGAGILGNWGQKFRHSQLGLLGSFGMAVSLFGLSVSTNSLWSTLIMTTFLGLFAAFIGVPMQTTIQAETPVQMRGKVFGLQNNAVNIALSLPLVLAGIAETLFGLQSVLLALAALAILGGVLTWYMGDHQ; this comes from the coding sequence ATGACCGTTTCCCAATCCGAGTCAACCCCATCGGTTCCCGATGAATCGGCAGAATTGTCTAATAAAACTCCTTTATCTACTCCTATGGATCGTCAGCCTCCTCCTCCTCCTATTCCAACTCCCAGACAGGGATTTGCCGCCGTTTTAGAGAATCCTCGCTTTCTCATTCTCTGGACAGGACAAGTATTTTCCCAATTAGCGGATAAAGTCTATCTAGTCTTAATGATCGCTTTAATTGCAGGCCATTTTCAAGGGGAAAATCAGCCTATTAGTGGTTGGGTATCCGCGATTATGATTACTTTTACAATTCCAGCAATTTTATTTGGAACTTTGGCAGGGGTTTATGTTGATCGTTGGCCCAAAAAAGAGGTATTAGTAATTTCTAATCTTGTTCGCGCTGTATTGGTTTTTATTATTCCTCCTTTACTTTGGTTATCTCAAGACAAAACTATTGCTTTATCGGTAAATTGGCTGCCAATTTGGTTACGAAGATGGCACTCTCACACTCAAGATATATTTTTCTTGCCGGTCGGTTTTTTGATTTTATTAATTCTCAGTTTTATTGATTCAACTATCACTCAATTTTTTGCACCTGCTGAACAAGTGACTATTCCTTTAGTAGTTAAACGTCGTCACTTACTATCAGCTAATTCTTTGTTTACTACTACTATGATGGCCATGACTATTGTCGGTTTTGCCATTGGAGAACCTTTATTAGAAGTCTCAGCAAGATTAGCCGAATTTTGGGGATTTTCCTGGGAAGAAGGAAAATCATTTGTTGTAGGTGCAGCTTATTCTATTTCGGGATTAATGTTATTGTTACTCCGCACAGGAGAAAAAGCAAAACATTATCAAAAAGAACGTCCTCATGTATTTGATGATATTAAAGATGGTATTCGTTATTTAGGTAGTAATTATCGGGTTCGTAATGCCTTATTTCAATTGGTCATTCTCTTTTCTATCTTTGCCGCTTTGTCAGTTTTGGCCGTACGGATGGCTGAAACAATTCCAGGTATGAAAGCAGAACAATTTGGCTTTTTGTTAGCAGGTGGCGGTTTAGGAATGGCTTTAGGAGCAGGAATTTTAGGGAATTGGGGCCAAAAATTTCGTCACAGTCAATTGGGTTTATTAGGTTCTTTCGGAATGGCAGTTTCTTTGTTTGGGTTATCTGTCTCTACTAATAGTCTTTGGTCAACTTTAATTATGACTACTTTTTTAGGTTTATTTGCCGCTTTTATCGGTGTTCCCATGCAAACCACCATTCAGGCAGAAACTCCAGTTCAAATGCGTGGTAAGGTGTTTGGATTACAAAATAATGCGGTTAATATTGCTCTTTCTTTACCCTTAGTTTTGGCCGGTATTGCTGAAACTTTATTTGGTTTACAATCTGTTTTATTAGCTTTAGCTGCATTAGCAATTTTGGGGGGTGTTTTAACTTGGTATATGGGAGATCATCAATAA
- a CDS encoding ABC transporter permease, which produces MSQTNPNHSHTESNLYEVKPQKPMPVVVYEPESRLRHPLQLFQEMWADLLSSRDLAWQLLKRDIQAQYRQSLLGIIWAFIPPLVTAAGLTFLREAKILNLGETSIPYPVFVIFSMTLWQTFTQTLNSMMGASRTAKAILTKLKVPPEAFVISKIGQIIFNFAIQLIPVVFFFIWFKIPVTWSLLLAPVAFIHLLMLAVGVGLLIGPLSCLYGDVSKFMTYIIQGWLFITPVIYPMPSQGFWRILLKLNPVTPLLVTTRDLATTGEVSQVLGFWIASVIAIISLLLGWIFYRLAMPFIVERA; this is translated from the coding sequence ATGAGTCAGACAAATCCAAATCATTCTCACACAGAGTCTAACTTATATGAGGTTAAACCTCAAAAACCGATGCCTGTGGTTGTTTATGAACCTGAGAGTCGTTTAAGGCATCCACTTCAACTTTTTCAGGAAATGTGGGCGGATTTGCTCTCATCACGAGATTTAGCTTGGCAACTTCTTAAACGGGATATTCAGGCACAATATCGTCAATCTTTATTAGGCATTATTTGGGCGTTTATTCCTCCATTAGTGACTGCTGCAGGTTTAACCTTTCTCAGAGAGGCGAAAATACTGAATTTAGGAGAAACGAGTATACCTTATCCGGTTTTTGTTATTTTTAGTATGACCTTGTGGCAAACGTTTACTCAAACTCTCAATAGTATGATGGGGGCATCTCGAACGGCTAAAGCAATTTTAACAAAATTAAAAGTTCCTCCTGAAGCTTTTGTTATCTCTAAGATAGGGCAAATTATATTTAATTTTGCTATCCAATTGATTCCTGTTGTGTTCTTTTTTATTTGGTTTAAAATACCAGTCACTTGGAGTTTATTACTTGCTCCTGTTGCCTTTATTCATTTACTTATGTTAGCTGTCGGAGTTGGTTTGTTAATTGGGCCATTATCTTGTTTATATGGTGATGTTAGTAAATTCATGACCTATATTATTCAAGGTTGGTTATTCATTACTCCAGTTATTTATCCCATGCCTTCTCAGGGTTTTTGGCGAATCTTACTTAAGCTAAACCCTGTTACTCCTCTATTAGTAACTACTAGAGATTTAGCAACCACAGGAGAAGTTTCTCAAGTTTTAGGGTTTTGGATAGCTAGTGTGATTGCCATTATTAGTCTATTATTAGGATGGATTTTTTATCGTTTAGCCATGCCCTTTATTGTCGAAAGAGCGTGA
- a CDS encoding BrnA antitoxin family protein has translation MTISDERLKEIENIPDSAIDTSDIPELDEHFWANAKMVKPTAKKAISIRIDEDILDWFKNQGKNYQTMINTVLRSYVEHHQK, from the coding sequence ATGACTATCTCCGATGAACGACTTAAAGAAATCGAAAATATCCCCGACTCCGCCATAGATACCTCCGATATCCCCGAACTCGACGAGCATTTCTGGGCTAACGCCAAAATGGTCAAACCTACTGCCAAAAAAGCCATCTCAATTCGGATAGACGAAGATATTTTGGATTGGTTTAAAAATCAAGGTAAAAATTACCAAACGATGATTAATACCGTTCTGCGTTCCTATGTCGAGCATCATCAAAAGTAA
- the nth gene encoding endonuclease III — translation MPIIRKWPPKKQRALEILQILKRLYPDATCSLTYENQVQLLVATILSAQCTDERVNKVTPGLFARFPDATSLAQADREELETLIRSTGFYRNKAKNIQGACQKIVQEFEGKIPQQMEKLLTLPGVARKTANVVLSHGFGINEGVTVDTHVKRLSGRLRLTEATDPVKIEKDLMVLLPQADWENFSIRIIYHGRAICKARNPNCQACDLADLCPSVGLG, via the coding sequence ATGCCTATTATCCGCAAATGGCCTCCTAAAAAACAACGAGCTTTAGAGATTTTACAGATTCTCAAACGGCTTTATCCTGATGCAACTTGTAGCCTAACTTATGAAAATCAGGTACAACTTTTAGTAGCGACAATTCTTTCAGCACAATGTACAGATGAACGAGTTAATAAGGTTACTCCTGGGCTATTTGCTCGATTTCCTGATGCGACCTCTTTAGCTCAAGCTGATAGGGAAGAATTAGAAACTTTGATTCGTTCTACCGGATTTTATCGTAATAAAGCTAAAAATATTCAAGGAGCTTGTCAGAAAATTGTTCAGGAATTTGAGGGGAAAATTCCCCAACAAATGGAAAAATTATTGACTCTCCCTGGTGTTGCTCGAAAAACAGCTAATGTGGTGCTATCTCACGGATTTGGGATTAATGAAGGGGTGACAGTAGATACCCATGTTAAACGGTTAAGTGGGCGTTTAAGGCTGACTGAAGCCACTGATCCGGTTAAGATAGAAAAAGACTTAATGGTATTATTACCTCAAGCTGACTGGGAAAATTTTTCTATTAGGATAATTTATCATGGCCGGGCTATTTGTAAAGCGCGTAATCCTAATTGTCAAGCTTGTGATTTAGCTGATCTTTGCCCTTCAGTTGGACTAGGTTAA
- a CDS encoding BrnT family toxin — protein MDFEWDENKNRQNQQKHGISFEEAKEIFQGIYFTAIDDRSDYGEIREIGIGTIRGTVIVTAIYTDRNGKIRLISARKATPKERKQYNDYLR, from the coding sequence ATGGACTTTGAATGGGATGAAAACAAAAATCGACAGAATCAACAAAAACACGGGATAAGCTTTGAAGAAGCCAAAGAAATCTTTCAAGGGATTTACTTCACCGCGATCGATGACCGTTCCGACTACGGCGAAATACGAGAGATTGGTATCGGCACCATCCGGGGCACTGTTATCGTCACCGCAATCTATACCGACAGAAACGGAAAAATTCGTCTAATCTCCGCCCGAAAAGCCACACCCAAAGAAAGGAAACAATACAATGACTATCTCCGATGA
- the recO gene encoding DNA repair protein RecO has protein sequence MSRTYQTTGIILKGMPIGEADRLLTILSPEFGLIRAVAPGARKHQSKLRGRCELFVVNNFLIAKGRSLDKITQADILQSYPGLTKNLGKLAGSQYLAEVVLCLALSEQPQSELYQVLNEHLRRLEQMSEKQSLHGHLAHGIFHLLAIAGMVPEVQRCCLTQETIVGNFTDAKWRVGFSFEAGGLINLSTRETIAQTVKLSIIAPSAWTLPLINHQLGSLELSLLQQLNLSSLPQFEEEAVAYEESVTWVRVEHLLREYAQYHLGRSFRAATLVDTLSELEF, from the coding sequence ATGAGTCGAACTTATCAAACTACGGGAATTATTTTAAAAGGAATGCCCATTGGAGAAGCAGATCGCCTATTAACAATTCTTTCGCCAGAATTTGGCTTAATTCGCGCTGTGGCACCAGGGGCCAGAAAACACCAATCTAAACTGCGGGGACGGTGTGAATTATTCGTGGTCAATAATTTTTTAATTGCTAAAGGGCGATCACTTGATAAAATTACTCAAGCCGATATTTTGCAATCTTATCCAGGATTAACGAAAAATTTAGGGAAATTAGCAGGAAGTCAATATTTAGCCGAAGTAGTATTATGTTTGGCCTTAAGCGAACAGCCTCAAAGCGAATTGTATCAAGTCCTAAACGAACATCTACGACGTTTAGAACAAATGTCAGAAAAGCAAAGTTTACATGGTCATTTAGCCCATGGGATCTTTCATTTATTAGCGATCGCCGGTATGGTACCGGAAGTACAACGTTGTTGTCTCACCCAAGAAACCATAGTTGGGAATTTTACAGATGCTAAGTGGAGAGTCGGTTTTAGTTTTGAAGCGGGAGGACTGATTAATTTATCAACCCGTGAAACCATCGCACAAACAGTTAAACTATCTATTATTGCTCCAAGTGCCTGGACTTTACCCCTGATTAATCATCAACTAGGTTCCTTAGAATTAAGCTTGTTACAACAACTAAACCTCTCTTCTTTACCACAATTTGAGGAAGAAGCGGTTGCTTATGAGGAGTCTGTGACTTGGGTTAGAGTGGAACACTTGCTCAGAGAGTATGCCCAATACCATCTAGGCCGTTCTTTTCGCGCAGCTACCCTCGTAGATACTTTATCAGAGTTAGAGTTTTAA
- a CDS encoding pentapeptide repeat-containing protein, with protein MTTQSESTSAGDTPIISSQENGKKPTSSLVTSSLEKSNPDAQSLSEPLPKSFYLQQVKPSNPLLLITSAAIMGLGLLLKISWIGVTGAIVALILSLQVILPSIREWLIRYLTPQERSSVSGFVVFILSIAGLAHYLGIYQNIKGWLNQFKYDEFGSWAEWVGALGQIMIAILAVYIAWAQYVISKDLTLQQNLITQQQTIDTYFQGISDLVLDGEGMLEDWPQERSIAEGRTAAILSSVDGAGKAKILRFLSQSKLLVPLMRDSRLGRPMLDGSGGYAEDRPSGVRVINLGVMLAGANLSGQDLRWTELSEANMVRADLSNCDLIKANLSRTVLYDANLKGADLRGTRLFYGSLQTASPRSRSVSPDYETGAYTGVVLENANLSKVQNLSEEQRYYCCTWGGELTRGTIPGGCYDIPNKLGR; from the coding sequence ATGACGACCCAATCTGAGTCCACTTCTGCGGGCGATACTCCGATTATATCTTCACAAGAAAACGGCAAGAAACCTACCTCTAGTTTGGTGACTTCTTCTCTAGAAAAATCAAATCCAGATGCTCAGTCTTTATCTGAACCCCTTCCTAAATCTTTCTATTTACAACAAGTGAAACCCTCTAATCCTTTATTACTGATAACTTCAGCCGCTATCATGGGTCTGGGATTACTGTTGAAAATTTCTTGGATAGGGGTAACAGGAGCAATCGTAGCTCTGATCTTGTCTCTTCAAGTGATCTTACCTTCTATCCGAGAATGGCTGATTCGTTATTTGACTCCTCAAGAACGAAGCTCTGTGAGCGGATTTGTGGTTTTTATCCTGTCTATAGCCGGATTAGCACACTATTTGGGCATATATCAAAATATTAAAGGTTGGCTCAATCAGTTTAAATACGATGAATTTGGATCTTGGGCTGAATGGGTAGGGGCTTTAGGTCAAATTATGATCGCTATTTTGGCGGTTTATATCGCTTGGGCCCAATATGTCATCTCCAAAGATTTAACCCTTCAACAAAACCTCATTACCCAACAACAGACCATTGATACCTATTTTCAGGGAATTTCTGATTTAGTTCTCGATGGGGAAGGAATGCTCGAAGATTGGCCTCAAGAACGTTCTATTGCAGAAGGACGTACCGCAGCTATTCTCAGTAGTGTGGATGGGGCCGGAAAAGCTAAAATTCTCCGGTTTTTATCTCAATCTAAGTTATTAGTTCCTCTCATGCGAGATAGTCGTTTAGGACGACCCATGCTCGATGGTTCTGGAGGTTATGCCGAAGATCGTCCTTCTGGGGTACGGGTGATAAATTTGGGAGTAATGTTGGCTGGTGCTAACTTATCGGGACAAGATTTACGCTGGACAGAGTTGAGTGAGGCTAATATGGTTCGTGCTGACTTGAGTAATTGTGATCTGATTAAGGCTAATCTATCTCGGACGGTTCTTTATGATGCTAATCTCAAGGGGGCTGATCTTAGAGGGACTCGATTGTTTTATGGTTCGCTTCAAACCGCTAGTCCTCGCTCTCGTAGTGTATCACCAGATTACGAAACAGGGGCTTATACGGGAGTTGTCCTGGAAAATGCTAATTTGAGTAAGGTTCAAAATCTCAGTGAGGAACAGCGTTATTATTGTTGTACTTGGGGAGGAGAACTGACCAGAGGAACAATTCCAGGAGGTTGTTACGACATTCCTAATAAATTAGGACGTTGA
- a CDS encoding DNA-directed RNA polymerase subunit omega, whose product MQKRHSFDSSQVIYRAQELLDAASNRYRITVQVSNRAKRHRYEEFDSIDDPAMKPAIRAIIEMSDELTQPEIISDN is encoded by the coding sequence ATGCAAAAACGACATTCCTTTGACTCATCACAAGTAATATATCGGGCCCAAGAATTATTAGATGCGGCTTCTAACCGTTATCGTATTACAGTACAAGTCTCTAACAGAGCCAAACGTCATCGCTACGAAGAATTTGACAGTATTGATGATCCCGCCATGAAACCAGCGATTCGTGCCATCATTGAAATGTCAGATGAACTGACGCAACCAGAAATTATCAGCGATAATTAA
- a CDS encoding GDSL-type esterase/lipase family protein, which translates to MQTQAKPTQTGRLEVRQPLKVVAIGDSLVYGYGDPVGGGWVEGLRRQWMGDYQSGHVLYNLGIRGDRVAQVSQRLAGEFRYRGELRNRVPDLIILSVGVNDSARLRQPDGRLFTEFEQFSQQISDLLDQAQKLCPVLFVGMVPVDEDKMPFLNCFYFNHFDQYRYKEAVKTACEARQIPYLDIFDLWLGQPATWRRSRLSDDGLHPNVLGYETLRQDILNWEPIAQLDW; encoded by the coding sequence ATGCAAACCCAGGCGAAACCGACTCAAACAGGCAGATTAGAGGTTAGACAACCACTTAAAGTGGTAGCTATTGGGGACAGTTTAGTTTATGGGTATGGAGATCCTGTAGGTGGGGGATGGGTAGAAGGGTTACGTCGTCAATGGATGGGAGATTATCAAAGCGGTCATGTGTTGTATAATTTGGGAATTAGGGGCGATCGCGTGGCTCAAGTCAGTCAACGATTAGCAGGGGAATTTCGCTATCGCGGAGAGTTGCGTAATCGAGTGCCTGATTTAATTATTCTCTCGGTTGGGGTCAATGATTCAGCGAGATTAAGACAGCCTGATGGTCGTTTATTTACCGAGTTTGAACAGTTTAGTCAACAAATCTCAGACTTACTCGATCAAGCTCAAAAATTATGTCCAGTGTTGTTTGTGGGAATGGTTCCGGTTGATGAAGACAAAATGCCCTTTTTAAATTGTTTTTATTTTAATCATTTTGATCAATATCGTTATAAAGAAGCTGTAAAAACAGCCTGTGAAGCTCGTCAAATTCCCTATTTAGATATTTTTGATTTATGGTTAGGACAGCCAGCAACTTGGCGGCGATCGCGTTTAAGCGATGATGGACTCCATCCCAATGTTTTAGGCTATGAAACCTTACGACAAGATATCTTAAATTGGGAACCAATCGCTCAATTAGATTGGTAA
- a CDS encoding RNA-guided endonuclease InsQ/TnpB family protein, protein MLNLNYAYRIYPDASQEKELLEWLEICRGVYNYALAERKEWINSRKCQVNACSLHSEYIIPAHQPFPDYYKQKKALTIAKKQYPELKRVQSQVLQEVMGRLDKAFNFFWKRSFGFPRFKKYGQFRSINFPQFTENPITGYQLKLPKIGDVLINLHRPIPDGFIVKQVQIVKKASGWYAVICIQSDVKIPSAKPQGKSLGIDLGLEKFIATSLGELIARPKFFVELQSKLKWLQRKLAKKQKGSKNRLKAIQKVARLHEHIYNTRKNFHYQVAHHLCDQSNIIFAEDLNLKAMSRGMLCKHTLDAGFGVFLESLKHVAWKRDVYFEKVDANFTSQICPNCSVVTGKKELSQRVHDCSHCGFLTDRDVASAMVVEQRGLAALGLGVKLPVEEDVIGDIPKKVSRASRKNRKAS, encoded by the coding sequence GTGTTAAACCTTAACTACGCTTATCGAATTTATCCTGATGCCAGTCAAGAGAAAGAATTGCTTGAATGGCTAGAAATTTGTCGAGGTGTTTATAATTACGCCTTGGCAGAAAGAAAAGAATGGATAAATTCTCGTAAATGTCAGGTTAACGCTTGTAGTCTTCATTCTGAATATATCATACCTGCTCACCAGCCCTTTCCCGACTATTATAAACAGAAAAAAGCCTTAACAATAGCTAAAAAACAATATCCAGAACTTAAACGAGTTCAATCTCAGGTATTGCAAGAGGTTATGGGTCGTTTGGATAAAGCGTTTAACTTTTTCTGGAAACGAAGTTTTGGTTTTCCTCGTTTTAAGAAATATGGTCAGTTTCGCTCAATTAATTTTCCTCAATTCACGGAAAATCCGATAACAGGGTATCAATTAAAACTCCCAAAAATAGGGGATGTTCTAATTAATCTACACCGCCCTATTCCTGATGGATTTATCGTTAAACAAGTTCAGATAGTTAAAAAAGCTTCTGGTTGGTATGCTGTCATTTGTATTCAATCAGATGTCAAAATACCTTCTGCAAAGCCTCAAGGAAAATCTTTGGGTATTGATTTGGGGCTGGAGAAATTTATTGCCACATCTCTTGGGGAACTGATTGCTAGACCCAAGTTTTTTGTCGAACTTCAAAGTAAGCTTAAATGGCTACAACGAAAACTAGCCAAAAAACAAAAAGGGTCTAAAAATCGACTTAAAGCTATTCAAAAAGTAGCTAGACTTCATGAACATATTTACAACACTCGTAAAAACTTTCATTATCAAGTAGCTCATCATCTTTGTGACCAATCGAACATAATCTTTGCTGAGGATTTAAACTTAAAAGCCATGTCTAGAGGGATGCTATGCAAGCATACTCTTGATGCGGGTTTTGGTGTTTTTTTGGAATCATTGAAGCACGTTGCTTGGAAACGAGATGTTTATTTTGAGAAAGTTGACGCTAATTTTACCAGTCAAATATGTCCCAATTGTAGCGTAGTAACTGGTAAAAAAGAACTGTCTCAACGAGTACATGATTGTTCTCATTGTGGTTTTTTAACCGATAGGGATGTTGCTTCAGCTATGGTTGTTGAGCAACGTGGACTTGCAGCCCTCGGACTGGGGGTCAAGCTGCCTGTGGAGGAAGATGTCATCGGGGATATCCCTAAAAAGGTATCTAGAGCGTCCCGTAAAAACAGGAAAGCCTCATAG